The Pantoea nemavictus genome includes a region encoding these proteins:
- the yacG gene encoding DNA gyrase inhibitor YacG, protein MPEEIITVPCPNCRRDVIWDELSPWRPFCSKRCQLIDLGEWAAEEKRIPSNGDLTDSDDWSEEQQ, encoded by the coding sequence ATGCCGGAAGAGATTATTACCGTACCTTGTCCCAATTGTCGTAGAGATGTGATCTGGGATGAGTTGAGCCCGTGGCGGCCATTCTGCAGCAAACGTTGCCAGCTGATTGATTTAGGGGAATGGGCAGCAGAAGAAAAACGCATTCCCAGCAACGGTGACCTGACAGACAGCGATGACTGGAGCGAAGAGCAGCAGTAA
- a CDS encoding winged helix-turn-helix domain-containing protein: MLGILAATFFCQTRLPMEFKETTFLEQNTPEQLHTLRHLVFHDLLTLDSAQNTLTWWPEHKIMPLNEAQKRFFSCLLLRITSKRQIIATVWNESYPGISDNNYHQLLFQSRALFKRFGLPDGLLVTLPYHGVRLNEEKLMAITR; encoded by the coding sequence ATGTTGGGAATACTCGCAGCCACTTTCTTCTGCCAAACCCGATTACCTATGGAATTCAAAGAAACAACGTTTCTGGAACAAAACACGCCGGAACAATTACATACTCTACGCCATCTGGTATTTCACGACCTTCTCACCTTAGACAGTGCTCAGAACACCCTAACCTGGTGGCCTGAACATAAAATCATGCCACTTAACGAAGCGCAAAAACGCTTCTTCTCCTGCCTGTTGCTGCGGATTACCTCAAAACGTCAGATCATTGCGACAGTGTGGAATGAGAGCTATCCAGGTATCAGCGACAATAATTATCATCAATTGCTGTTTCAAAGCCGGGCATTATTCAAACGATTTGGCTTGCCGGATGGTTTGTTGGTCACGCTGCCTTATCACGGCGTACGACTCAACGAAGAGAAGCTAATGGCAATTACGCGCTAA
- the nadC gene encoding carboxylating nicotinate-nucleotide diphosphorylase encodes MATRRYDPDHRRQELIKRIEQDIPEAVARALQEDLGGEVDADRDITALLLPAEKQAVAQVITREVGVFCGKRWVEEVFTQLGNKVSINWHVEDGQKLVADQLLFELSGPARLLLTAERTALNFVQTLSGVATEVSRYVALLQGSNTQLLDTRKTLPGLRTALKYAVLCGGGNNHRLGLSDAFLIKENHIIASGSVRNAVEKALWLSPDVPVEVEVESLTELQDAIDADADIIMLDNFSLEMMHEAVALTNKRALLEVSGNVTETTLPHIAQTGVDYVSVGALTKHVRALDLSMRFRDL; translated from the coding sequence ATGGCAACGCGTCGTTACGATCCCGATCATCGCCGTCAGGAATTGATTAAGCGTATTGAGCAAGATATCCCTGAAGCCGTTGCCCGCGCGCTTCAGGAGGACCTGGGCGGCGAAGTGGATGCCGATCGCGATATCACCGCGTTACTGCTGCCAGCCGAGAAGCAGGCTGTGGCCCAGGTAATCACGCGTGAAGTCGGTGTTTTTTGTGGTAAACGCTGGGTGGAAGAGGTGTTTACCCAGTTGGGCAATAAAGTGAGCATCAACTGGCATGTTGAAGATGGACAAAAGCTGGTTGCCGATCAACTGCTATTTGAGCTCAGTGGCCCGGCGCGCCTGCTTTTAACCGCAGAACGCACTGCGCTTAACTTCGTACAAACGTTGTCTGGAGTGGCTACTGAAGTCAGCCGCTATGTGGCCCTGCTGCAAGGTAGCAACACGCAACTGCTCGACACGCGTAAAACCCTACCCGGCCTGCGTACCGCGCTGAAATATGCGGTGCTGTGCGGTGGCGGTAACAATCATCGCTTAGGTTTGTCGGATGCTTTTCTGATTAAAGAAAACCACATTATTGCCAGCGGCTCGGTGCGCAACGCGGTAGAAAAAGCGCTGTGGCTATCGCCCGATGTGCCGGTTGAGGTCGAAGTCGAATCACTGACGGAACTGCAGGATGCCATTGATGCTGACGCGGACATCATCATGCTGGATAACTTCAGCCTTGAAATGATGCATGAAGCGGTGGCGCTAACCAATAAACGTGCGCTGCTGGAAGTCTCTGGCAACGTTACCGAAACCACGTTGCCACACATTGCCCAGACCGGCGTCGACTACGTTTCCGTTGGTGCGTTAACCAAACATGTGCGCGCGCTGGATTTATCGATGCGCTTCCGCGACCTTTAA
- a CDS encoding GMP reductase — protein MRIEEDLKLGFKDVLIRPKRSTLKSRSEVELERTFTFKHSGLNWSGIPIIAANMDTVGTFTMAEALASFNLLTAVHKHYSVEDWQAFVQRVPATVLSYVMVSSGTSESDFTKLSAILALSPQLNFICIDVANGYSEHFVQFLLRVRESFPGKTICAGNVVTGEMVEELILSGADIVKVGIGPGSVCTTRVKTGVGYPQLSAVIECADAAHGLGGQIVSDGGCSVPGDIAKAFGGGADFTMLGGMLAAHDECEGTIVEDQGEKFMLFYGMSSESAMKRHVGGVAQYRAAEGKTVRLPLRGPVEDTVKDILGGLRSACTYVGAERLKELTKRTTFIRVAEQENRVFTR, from the coding sequence ATGCGCATTGAAGAAGATTTAAAACTGGGCTTTAAAGATGTTTTAATCCGCCCAAAACGCTCCACCTTGAAAAGCCGTTCCGAGGTTGAACTGGAACGCACCTTCACTTTTAAACACTCAGGCTTGAACTGGAGCGGCATACCCATTATTGCCGCTAATATGGATACCGTCGGCACGTTCACTATGGCTGAGGCGTTGGCCAGTTTTAACCTACTGACCGCGGTGCATAAGCACTATAGCGTAGAAGACTGGCAGGCATTTGTGCAGCGCGTCCCGGCGACGGTGCTGAGTTATGTGATGGTTTCCTCAGGCACATCTGAATCAGACTTCACTAAGTTATCCGCGATTCTGGCGTTATCACCGCAACTCAATTTCATCTGTATCGACGTGGCTAACGGCTACTCCGAGCACTTTGTTCAGTTCTTGCTGCGGGTGCGTGAAAGCTTCCCAGGTAAAACCATCTGTGCGGGCAATGTCGTCACCGGTGAAATGGTGGAAGAGCTAATTTTGTCGGGCGCTGATATCGTCAAAGTAGGGATTGGCCCTGGCTCGGTGTGTACCACGCGAGTGAAGACCGGCGTGGGCTATCCTCAGCTCTCTGCGGTTATTGAGTGTGCTGATGCGGCACACGGTCTGGGTGGACAAATCGTCAGTGATGGCGGCTGTTCGGTTCCGGGCGATATTGCCAAAGCTTTCGGTGGTGGTGCAGATTTCACCATGCTAGGTGGCATGCTTGCGGCGCATGACGAGTGCGAGGGCACCATCGTTGAAGATCAGGGTGAGAAGTTTATGTTGTTCTATGGCATGAGCTCCGAATCGGCGATGAAGCGTCACGTAGGCGGCGTGGCGCAGTACCGTGCGGCTGAAGGTAAAACCGTACGCTTGCCATTGCGTGGTCCCGTTGAAGATACGGTGAAAGATATCCTCGGTGGCTTGCGTTCAGCCTGCACCTACGTGGGCGCGGAGCGTTTGAAAGAGCTGACTAAGCGCACCACCTTTATCCGCGTAGCAGAACAGGAAAACCGCGTGTTTACTCGCTGA
- the ampD gene encoding 1,6-anhydro-N-acetylmuramyl-L-alanine amidase AmpD, translating into MKLEEGWITSARKVPSPHFNQRPNDEVPSLLVIHNISLPPGEFGGPWIDRLFTGTLPADAHPYFAEIAHLRVAAHCLIRRDGELVQYVSFDQRAWHAGVSQFEGRESCNDFSMGIELEGTDTLPYTDAQYATLQQVTALLLQHYPLTPSRITGHSDIAPERKTDPGLSFDWPRYKESIRQENS; encoded by the coding sequence ATGAAACTGGAAGAGGGCTGGATCACCAGCGCGCGCAAAGTACCGTCACCCCACTTTAATCAGCGTCCGAATGATGAAGTTCCCTCGCTGTTAGTGATTCATAACATTAGCTTACCGCCCGGTGAGTTTGGCGGGCCGTGGATCGATCGGCTGTTTACCGGCACGTTGCCTGCGGATGCGCATCCCTATTTTGCCGAGATCGCCCACCTACGCGTGGCGGCACACTGTTTGATTCGCCGCGATGGTGAGTTGGTGCAATACGTCTCTTTCGATCAGCGCGCCTGGCACGCTGGGGTATCACAGTTTGAAGGGCGTGAAAGCTGCAATGATTTTTCGATGGGCATTGAGCTGGAGGGCACCGATACGCTGCCGTATACCGATGCGCAATATGCCACTTTGCAACAGGTGACGGCGTTGTTATTGCAGCACTATCCATTGACGCCGTCGCGCATTACCGGCCACAGCGATATAGCGCCGGAACGTAAAACGGATCCGGGGCTCTCGTTTGACTGGCCGCGATATAAAGAGTCTATCAGGCAGGAGAATTCCTGA
- the hofC gene encoding protein transport protein HofC produces the protein MANLYHFRWHALDTMGVLQEGESINISQEALLNQLSDRGMLPVSWQRGKCWRSRDWKWQQKIDLVRQLATLLKAGLPLAESLILLAEGHPHAGWRVLLKGLQRRVIAGEPFSQALQEWPQIFPPLFPALMQVGELTGQLDECCRQLAQQQSKQQYLRQKVVKALRYPLFILLVALAVSAGMLLFVLPEFVSVYASFDAPLPAFTAAVMSLSELLQKAALPLSLVCAAVLATAQQTYRRSVPWQKRTQQWLLRMPLLSPLWRGGQLSQIYAILQLTQQSGLTLLQSLQAVEVTLVSRLWRDAIVQLQQHIAAGAPLHQALQQHLLFTPLCAQLVRVGEEAGALDVMLARLAEWHEAQTLARADALAASLEPMMMVVIGGIVGTLVIAMYLPVFGLGDAIR, from the coding sequence ATGGCTAATCTCTATCATTTTCGCTGGCATGCGCTTGATACCATGGGCGTATTGCAGGAAGGTGAGTCGATCAACATCAGCCAGGAAGCCCTACTCAATCAACTTTCCGATCGAGGCATGCTGCCGGTGAGTTGGCAGCGTGGTAAATGCTGGCGCTCACGCGATTGGAAGTGGCAGCAGAAGATCGATCTGGTTAGGCAATTAGCGACGCTACTTAAAGCCGGTTTGCCGCTGGCCGAAAGCCTGATACTGCTGGCGGAAGGTCATCCGCATGCCGGTTGGCGGGTATTACTGAAAGGATTGCAGCGCCGCGTCATTGCCGGTGAACCCTTTTCACAGGCGCTGCAGGAGTGGCCGCAAATCTTTCCACCGCTGTTTCCCGCGCTGATGCAGGTTGGCGAGTTAACGGGCCAACTCGACGAATGCTGTCGCCAGCTGGCGCAGCAGCAAAGCAAGCAGCAATATTTACGGCAAAAAGTTGTGAAGGCGCTGCGTTATCCCTTGTTTATCTTGCTGGTGGCGCTCGCGGTCAGTGCCGGCATGCTGCTGTTCGTGTTGCCGGAATTTGTCTCCGTGTATGCCAGTTTTGATGCTCCGTTGCCCGCTTTTACCGCTGCGGTGATGTCTCTGTCAGAACTTTTGCAGAAAGCCGCACTACCGCTGTCGCTGGTATGCGCCGCGGTGCTGGCAACTGCGCAGCAAACTTATCGACGCTCAGTGCCCTGGCAAAAGCGTACACAGCAATGGCTGTTACGCATGCCGTTGCTATCACCGCTGTGGCGCGGTGGGCAGCTCAGCCAGATTTACGCCATCCTGCAACTTACTCAGCAATCTGGTTTAACGCTGTTACAGAGCCTGCAGGCGGTAGAGGTTACGCTAGTATCGCGTCTGTGGCGTGATGCCATTGTTCAATTGCAACAGCATATCGCCGCGGGTGCACCGCTGCATCAGGCGTTACAACAGCATCTGCTGTTTACACCGCTTTGTGCCCAGTTGGTCAGAGTTGGCGAAGAGGCAGGTGCGCTCGATGTGATGCTGGCGCGTCTGGCGGAGTGGCATGAGGCCCAAACGCTGGCGCGGGCTGATGCTCTGGCTGCGTCGCTGGAACCGATGATGATGGTGGTGATTGGCGGGATTGTTGGGACGTTAGTGATAGCGATGTATCTGCCGGTATTTGGCCTGGGTGATGCGATTCGTTAA
- the gspE gene encoding type II secretion system protein GspE, producing the protein MDNPNAALQALCARYQAVILQHDATQLRVAVAETPDPLLLEALQFASQCKVDVECWPAARLEQLLHEPEVATAPREHASAESAINAVDQILRQAIQRRASDVHFEPQRHGLRVRLRIDGVLHKLPQSSEVQPAALLARLKILGGLDIAERRLPQDGQFTLEIDDKLAAFRLSTLPISQGEKAVVRLLQSENSAITLDKLGMPAAQLRLLKNALAKPQGLILVTGPTGSGKTFTLYSGLSALNVPEKNVCSVEDPVEIPLDGINQTQIQPRSGLDFNRVLRALLRQDPDVIMVGEIRDAETASIAVKAAQTGHLVLSTLHTNSTAETLTRLRQMDIPGYLLGPALQLVVAQRLVRRLCVHCRQPGQAIAHLPADLWPSTLQTWRAPGCDHCFSGYYGRLALFEILPITSKLQNAISADMPLEHLLAIANEQGLKTLLAAGLEAVSRGDTSFEEMQRVVGLGDG; encoded by the coding sequence ATGGACAATCCAAATGCCGCGTTACAAGCCTTGTGCGCACGTTATCAGGCGGTAATTTTGCAACATGACGCCACGCAGCTGCGCGTGGCGGTAGCAGAGACGCCCGACCCGCTGCTACTGGAAGCATTACAGTTCGCCAGCCAGTGCAAGGTCGACGTCGAATGCTGGCCTGCGGCACGACTCGAACAATTGCTGCACGAACCCGAAGTCGCTACCGCGCCACGTGAACACGCCAGCGCCGAATCTGCGATTAACGCGGTGGATCAAATCTTGCGCCAGGCAATCCAGCGTCGCGCATCGGATGTCCACTTCGAACCGCAACGTCATGGGCTGCGCGTGCGTCTGCGCATTGATGGCGTTCTTCATAAACTGCCTCAATCCTCTGAAGTTCAGCCTGCTGCGCTACTGGCACGCTTAAAAATCCTCGGCGGATTAGATATTGCCGAACGACGTTTACCGCAAGACGGGCAGTTTACACTGGAGATAGACGACAAACTGGCAGCATTTCGCCTTTCTACATTACCCATCAGCCAGGGTGAAAAAGCCGTGGTGCGTTTGCTACAAAGTGAGAATAGCGCCATCACGCTCGATAAGCTGGGGATGCCCGCAGCACAGCTGCGCCTGTTGAAAAATGCGCTGGCAAAGCCTCAGGGTTTGATTCTGGTCACCGGCCCCACCGGAAGCGGAAAAACCTTCACGCTCTACAGCGGCTTAAGCGCGCTAAACGTGCCGGAAAAGAACGTGTGTAGCGTGGAAGACCCGGTGGAAATTCCGCTCGATGGCATTAATCAAACGCAGATCCAGCCGCGCAGCGGGCTTGATTTTAATCGTGTGCTGCGTGCACTGCTGCGCCAGGATCCTGATGTCATTATGGTGGGTGAAATTCGTGATGCCGAGACAGCAAGCATTGCCGTTAAGGCGGCACAAACCGGCCATCTGGTCCTCTCCACTTTGCATACTAACTCAACCGCTGAAACGTTGACGCGTCTGCGCCAGATGGACATTCCGGGCTATCTGCTGGGACCTGCTCTGCAACTGGTGGTCGCGCAACGCCTGGTCAGGCGCCTGTGCGTGCATTGCCGTCAGCCAGGGCAAGCTATCGCCCATCTGCCAGCCGACCTCTGGCCTAGCACCCTACAAACCTGGCGAGCGCCCGGTTGCGATCACTGCTTCTCTGGTTATTATGGCCGTCTGGCGCTGTTTGAGATTCTGCCGATAACCAGCAAATTGCAAAATGCTATCTCGGCAGATATGCCGCTAGAGCATTTGCTGGCCATAGCCAATGAGCAAGGATTGAAAACATTGCTGGCTGCGGGGCTGGAAGCGGTGAGTCGCGGCGATACCTCTTTTGAGGAGATGCAGCGCGTGGTGGGACTTGGCGATGGCTAA
- the mutT gene encoding 8-oxo-dGTP diphosphatase MutT codes for MKHLQVAVGIIRNTDRQIFLAQRAASSYMAYKWEFPGGKIEQDETAEQALKRELMEETGIDVTSAKAIGLADHSYEDLRVTLHFFLVEGWNGAPYGREGQPQRWVGQQDLVADEFPPANHELIGRLVAGEF; via the coding sequence ATGAAACACCTGCAGGTTGCGGTGGGCATCATTCGCAATACAGATCGTCAAATTTTTCTAGCCCAGCGGGCGGCAAGCTCCTATATGGCTTATAAATGGGAGTTTCCAGGCGGGAAGATTGAACAAGACGAAACCGCCGAGCAGGCGCTGAAACGTGAGTTGATGGAAGAAACCGGGATAGACGTTACTTCAGCTAAGGCAATTGGACTGGCCGATCATAGCTATGAAGACCTGCGCGTTACGCTGCATTTCTTCCTGGTGGAAGGCTGGAACGGTGCGCCTTATGGCCGTGAAGGACAGCCACAACGCTGGGTTGGACAGCAGGATTTGGTTGCGGATGAATTTCCTCCGGCAAACCATGAGCTGATAGGTCGTCTGGTGGCCGGCGAGTTTTAA
- the zapD gene encoding cell division protein ZapD yields the protein MSTVVLFEHPLNEKMRTWLRVEYLIDQLHETVPVSGSVSALGVFRILSDLLDIFERGDMRTELLKELERQQQKLRAWLDVPGVDELRVSNLRQQLKQYSSELMAAPRMGQQLREDRLIALVRQRLSIPGGCCSFDLPSLHIWLHQDQSVRDVQVNSWLESLNPLRNSLTMILDLVRQSGVFRHQTSLNGFYQDNAEGSDLLRLQLMLEDALYPQVSGHKSRYAIRFLPLDSERGEVPARLNFELACC from the coding sequence ATGAGTACAGTTGTTCTATTCGAACACCCTTTGAACGAGAAGATGCGTACCTGGTTGCGCGTTGAGTATCTTATTGATCAGCTGCATGAAACTGTGCCAGTAAGTGGTTCGGTCTCGGCTCTCGGCGTTTTTCGCATACTTAGCGATCTCCTGGATATTTTTGAGCGCGGAGATATGCGCACCGAATTGCTAAAAGAGCTGGAGCGGCAGCAGCAGAAGTTACGCGCCTGGCTGGATGTGCCTGGCGTTGACGAACTGCGCGTTAGCAATCTGCGCCAGCAATTGAAACAATACTCTAGCGAATTGATGGCTGCGCCGCGGATGGGCCAACAGCTACGTGAAGATCGCCTGATTGCGCTGGTACGTCAGCGCCTGAGTATTCCCGGCGGCTGCTGTAGTTTTGATTTACCAAGTCTGCACATCTGGCTGCATCAGGACCAATCGGTGCGTGATGTGCAGGTCAATAGCTGGTTAGAATCGCTGAATCCGCTGCGTAATAGTTTGACGATGATTCTCGATTTAGTGCGTCAGTCCGGCGTATTCCGTCATCAAACTAGCCTCAATGGTTTTTATCAGGACAATGCCGAAGGATCCGATTTGCTGCGCCTGCAGTTAATGCTGGAAGATGCGCTGTATCCGCAAGTCTCGGGTCACAAAAGTCGCTATGCCATTCGTTTTCTGCCGTTAGACAGCGAACGGGGTGAGGTGCCAGCCCGACTGAATTTTGAATTAGCTTGTTGTTAG
- the coaE gene encoding dephospho-CoA kinase (Dephospho-CoA kinase (CoaE) performs the final step in coenzyme A biosynthesis.) — MPYTVALTGGIGSGKTTIANAFAALGVDIIDADAIAREVVEPGTPALKAIAQRHGESILTAEGTLYRARLREIIFQQPQEKNWLNQLLHPLINARTQQLKLLATSPYVLWVVPLLVENGLQQQADRVLVVDVDTATQLQRTQQRDGISLSQAKSILAAQASREQRLACADDIIDNSGTPEQVLPRVAALHQHYLSLAATGKD; from the coding sequence ATGCCTTATACCGTTGCGCTCACCGGTGGCATTGGCAGTGGTAAAACCACTATTGCTAATGCTTTCGCAGCGCTAGGCGTTGATATTATTGACGCTGACGCCATTGCCAGAGAAGTCGTTGAACCCGGCACGCCCGCCTTAAAGGCGATTGCTCAACGACATGGAGAATCCATTCTGACGGCTGAAGGCACACTCTATCGTGCGCGACTTCGTGAAATTATTTTCCAGCAACCGCAAGAAAAAAACTGGCTCAATCAGTTGCTCCATCCACTCATTAACGCCCGCACACAACAATTAAAGTTACTGGCCACTTCACCTTATGTGCTTTGGGTGGTGCCGCTGTTAGTCGAAAATGGATTACAGCAGCAGGCCGATCGTGTGCTGGTGGTAGATGTGGATACCGCAACGCAATTGCAACGCACTCAACAGCGCGATGGCATTTCACTGAGTCAGGCGAAAAGTATTCTTGCCGCGCAGGCCAGTCGTGAGCAGCGATTAGCCTGTGCGGATGACATCATTGATAACAGCGGTACGCCTGAACAGGTGCTACCGCGCGTTGCTGCTCTTCACCAGCACTATCTAAGTCTGGCAGCAACCGGAAAGGATTAA
- the ampE gene encoding beta-lactamase regulator AmpE codes for MTLFSLLLVLGWERLFKLGEHWQLDHRLEPLFRRRQRFSLLRTLLMTVMAMLIVWLVVWSLKGILFGVAQLLFWIVVGLLCIGAGSVRLHYHNYLKAASHDDEAAHQAMAAELTLIHGVPVECSEREFLRELQNALIWINFRYYLAPLFWFVVGGPYGPVLLVGYAFLRAWQSWLAKHHSPLERSQSGVDRLLHLLDWIPVRLAGVAYALLGHGERALPAWFAALGDLHRPQYQVLTSLAQFSLARDPHMDKVETPRVAVALAKRISLVLVVVVALLTIYGTLV; via the coding sequence ATGACGTTGTTTAGCTTGTTATTAGTCTTAGGTTGGGAACGCCTTTTTAAGCTGGGTGAACATTGGCAACTGGATCATCGGCTTGAGCCGCTGTTCCGGAGACGTCAGCGCTTTTCCCTGCTGCGCACGCTGTTGATGACCGTCATGGCGATGCTGATCGTCTGGCTGGTGGTGTGGAGCCTGAAAGGTATTCTGTTTGGCGTAGCGCAACTGCTGTTCTGGATTGTGGTGGGTTTGCTATGCATTGGCGCCGGTTCGGTACGGCTGCACTATCACAACTACCTTAAAGCCGCGAGCCATGACGATGAAGCAGCCCATCAGGCGATGGCCGCCGAGCTGACACTGATTCACGGTGTGCCTGTTGAGTGCAGCGAACGCGAGTTCCTGCGTGAACTGCAGAATGCGCTGATATGGATTAACTTCCGCTACTATCTTGCGCCGCTGTTCTGGTTTGTGGTTGGCGGTCCTTACGGTCCGGTGCTGTTAGTGGGTTATGCATTTCTGCGCGCCTGGCAGAGTTGGCTGGCGAAACACCATTCGCCGCTGGAGCGTTCGCAATCTGGCGTTGATCGCCTGCTGCACTTGCTGGACTGGATTCCTGTGCGCCTTGCCGGTGTGGCTTACGCGCTACTCGGGCACGGCGAGCGTGCGCTGCCGGCGTGGTTTGCCGCGCTTGGCGATCTGCATCGCCCGCAGTATCAGGTGCTGACCAGCCTGGCGCAGTTCTCGCTGGCACGCGATCCCCACATGGATAAAGTCGAAACGCCACGTGTTGCAGTGGCGCTCGCGAAACGTATTTCTCTGGTGCTGGTGGTGGTGGTGGCGCTATTGACCATCTACGGCACGCTGGTGTGA
- the ppdD gene encoding prepilin peptidase-dependent pilin, with translation MERQRGFTLIELMIVIGIVAILSAIGLPAYQNYLQRAALTDMLQTMVPYKTAVELCSIERGGPAQCQAGQRGIPAARGSRYVATLSVVNGTINLTGQESLSGLAVEMLPIWNATDGTMSWQRSCTSDNSSLRDSCLEQFRFDDKDAN, from the coding sequence ATGGAAAGACAACGCGGTTTTACCCTCATCGAATTGATGATTGTGATTGGCATCGTCGCCATTCTCAGCGCCATCGGTTTACCGGCCTACCAAAATTATCTGCAACGCGCGGCGCTAACCGACATGCTGCAAACCATGGTGCCGTATAAAACGGCAGTGGAACTCTGTTCGATTGAACGTGGCGGTCCAGCGCAGTGTCAGGCGGGACAGCGCGGCATTCCTGCGGCGAGAGGTTCGCGCTATGTGGCAACGCTGAGCGTGGTCAACGGTACGATCAATCTGACCGGACAAGAGAGCCTTAGCGGATTAGCGGTCGAAATGCTGCCAATTTGGAACGCAACGGATGGCACCATGAGCTGGCAGCGTAGTTGTACCAGTGATAACAGTAGCCTGCGCGATAGCTGTCTTGAGCAGTTCCGCTTTGATGACAAGGATGCCAATTAA